From Thermoleophilaceae bacterium, the proteins below share one genomic window:
- a CDS encoding STAS domain-containing protein has product MAEMASLIVERHDDLPVVRLAGEVDISNASRLERDISDVAPNDDPGLVLDLSETEYLDSAGIRILFELAERLNGRRQRLALVVPDESLIRHSLLVTGVDKAIALRDTVSGAIEAVRTG; this is encoded by the coding sequence ATGGCGGAGATGGCGAGCCTGATCGTCGAGCGCCACGACGACCTGCCGGTGGTCCGGCTGGCCGGGGAGGTGGACATCTCCAACGCGTCGCGGCTCGAGCGCGACATCTCGGACGTCGCGCCCAACGACGACCCGGGCCTCGTGCTCGACCTGTCCGAGACCGAGTACCTCGACAGCGCCGGGATCCGCATCCTGTTCGAGCTCGCCGAGCGGCTCAACGGCAGGAGGCAGAGGCTGGCGCTCGTGGTCCCGGACGAGTCGCTCATCCGGCACTCCCTGCTCGTCACCGGGGTCGACAAGGCGATCGCGCTGCGGGACACCGTGTCCGGCGCCATCGAAGCGGTCCGGACTGGGTAG
- a CDS encoding aminotransferase class V-fold PLP-dependent enzyme, whose amino-acid sequence MDPAAFRAEFPVFERRAYLNAGTDGPVPRRAIEAAQERMRHELQNGRSGRQHFEGIMGLMQRRRELLAALLDCAPEEVGLTHSTTDGVNIVLGGLDLGAGDEVLTSDEEHPGLLAPLAAARKRCGIIIRQAPFAELANAVTSSTRLVATSHVSWVNGQVVDSAALRETGVPVLLDGAQGIGAVPTHPRELGCDFYAASGQKWLCGPDGTGCVYVNKDRLEEIEPRWFGYSTIADTSNVLESPLQPDARRLDLGLLASSSGAWSVSALELLAEAGWEWVHERAATLAEKLVQMLAERGREVQPRGRSTLVSWRDDDCEATATRMSEQDVVVRFIPGTGLVRASVGAWNDESDLERLVSLA is encoded by the coding sequence ATGGACCCAGCCGCCTTCCGAGCCGAGTTCCCCGTCTTCGAACGGCGGGCCTATCTGAACGCCGGGACCGACGGTCCCGTGCCGAGGCGCGCCATTGAGGCGGCTCAGGAGCGCATGCGGCACGAACTCCAGAACGGCCGCTCGGGACGGCAGCACTTCGAAGGGATCATGGGCCTGATGCAGCGCCGGCGAGAGCTGCTGGCCGCGCTTCTTGACTGCGCCCCCGAGGAGGTCGGCCTCACCCACTCCACCACGGACGGCGTGAACATCGTGCTCGGCGGGCTCGACCTGGGGGCCGGCGACGAGGTACTGACGAGCGACGAGGAGCATCCCGGCCTGCTGGCCCCGCTCGCGGCGGCCCGCAAGCGGTGCGGAATCATCATCAGGCAGGCGCCGTTTGCCGAGCTTGCGAACGCGGTGACGAGCAGCACGCGCCTTGTTGCGACCTCGCACGTGTCGTGGGTGAACGGGCAGGTCGTCGACTCCGCCGCGCTGCGCGAGACGGGCGTGCCGGTCCTGCTCGACGGCGCTCAGGGGATCGGCGCGGTGCCGACCCATCCGCGCGAACTTGGCTGTGACTTCTACGCCGCGTCGGGCCAGAAGTGGCTGTGCGGACCGGACGGCACGGGCTGCGTGTACGTCAACAAGGACCGGCTCGAGGAGATCGAGCCGCGCTGGTTTGGCTACAGCACGATCGCTGACACCTCGAACGTGCTCGAGTCGCCGCTGCAGCCAGATGCGCGGAGGCTCGACCTCGGCCTGCTGGCCAGCTCCTCCGGAGCGTGGTCGGTGAGCGCACTCGAGCTCCTCGCCGAGGCCGGCTGGGAGTGGGTGCATGAGCGGGCGGCCACGCTCGCGGAGAAGCTCGTGCAGATGCTCGCCGAGCGCGGCCGCGAGGTGCAGCCGCGCGGCCGTTCCACGCTCGTCTCATGGCGCGACGACGACTGCGAGGCGACCGCGACGAGGATGAGCGAGCAGGACGTGGTGGTGCGCTTCATCCCGGGCACCGGGCTCGTGCGCGCATCCGTGGGCGCGTGGAACGACGAGAGCGACCTCGAGCGCCTCGTCTCGCTCGCGTGA
- the rpmI gene encoding 50S ribosomal protein L35 has product MPKMKTHSGAKKRFKITANGKVRGRHAMTSHILGKKSAKRKRRLEKDVILSNHDAPRVKELLRK; this is encoded by the coding sequence ATGCCCAAGATGAAGACCCATTCGGGCGCCAAGAAGCGCTTCAAGATCACTGCCAACGGCAAGGTCCGCGGCCGTCACGCCATGACCTCGCACATCCTCGGTAAGAAGAGCGCCAAGCGCAAGCGCCGCCTCGAGAAGGACGTGATCCTCTCGAACCACGACGCGCCGCGCGTGAAGGAGCTGCTCCGCAAATGA
- the infC gene encoding translation initiation factor IF-3 → MPIPRRFDRRPPERDQTRINERIRVPEVRLIGDDGQQVGVVKTDQALRYAQERDLDLVEVAPEARPPVVRVLDYSKYKYEQEQKAKAARRHQKQITIREIKLRPKIATADYETKKGHVRRFLGNQDKVKITIMFRGRETTHPERGEQLLMRLAEDVADLGAIEQRPNLDGRNMTMVLGPVKQKEAADGDSEHKRDSGSGKDSRRNRAAAAAAEGEQPAAPQPAAPPAEEEIRRSA, encoded by the coding sequence GTGCCGATCCCTCGCAGGTTCGATCGGCGCCCGCCTGAGCGGGATCAAACGCGTATCAACGAGCGCATCCGCGTGCCCGAGGTGCGGCTCATCGGCGACGACGGCCAGCAGGTGGGCGTGGTCAAGACCGACCAGGCGCTCCGCTACGCGCAGGAGCGCGATCTGGACCTCGTGGAGGTGGCTCCCGAGGCGCGCCCGCCGGTGGTTCGGGTACTCGACTACTCGAAGTACAAGTACGAGCAGGAGCAGAAGGCCAAGGCCGCCCGTAGGCATCAGAAGCAGATCACGATCCGCGAGATCAAGCTGCGGCCGAAGATCGCCACCGCCGACTACGAGACGAAGAAGGGCCACGTGCGCCGCTTCCTCGGCAACCAGGACAAGGTCAAGATCACGATCATGTTCCGCGGCCGCGAGACCACTCATCCGGAGCGGGGTGAGCAGCTGCTCATGCGGCTCGCGGAGGACGTGGCGGACCTCGGCGCGATCGAGCAGCGGCCCAACCTGGACGGCCGCAACATGACGATGGTCCTCGGGCCCGTGAAGCAGAAGGAGGCCGCCGATGGCGACTCCGAGCACAAGCGGGATTCGGGCAGCGGCAAGGACAGCCGCCGCAACCGGGCCGCGGCCGCCGCCGCAGAGGGCGAACAACCCGCCGCGCCGCAGCCCGCCGCGCCCCCCGCGGAAGAAGAAATTCGCCGCTCTGCTTGA
- the rplT gene encoding 50S ribosomal protein L20 — MSRVKRSVHARKKRRATLERTKGFRGEAHSSYRRAKEALLKADSYAYRDRRNKKRDFRRLWITRINAAARREGMTYGQFMHGLRLAEIELDRKILADIAVRDPETFRRFAERAREAAAA, encoded by the coding sequence ATGAGCCGGGTCAAGCGCTCAGTCCACGCACGCAAGAAGCGCCGGGCCACGCTCGAGCGCACCAAGGGCTTCCGCGGCGAGGCTCATTCGAGCTATCGCCGGGCGAAGGAGGCCCTGCTCAAGGCCGACAGCTACGCGTACCGCGACCGGCGCAACAAGAAGCGCGACTTCCGCCGCCTCTGGATCACCCGCATCAACGCCGCCGCCCGCCGCGAGGGCATGACGTACGGCCAGTTCATGCACGGCCTGCGGCTCGCCGAGATCGAGCTCGACCGCAAGATCCTCGCGGACATCGCAGTCCGCGATCCCGAGACGTTCCGACGCTTTGCCGAGCGCGCCCGGGAGGCGGCCGCTGCCTGA
- a CDS encoding LLM class F420-dependent oxidoreductase encodes MKYGAAIFATDYSVDPARFAQMAEERGYDSVFFPEHTHIPASRDTPYPGGGDLPEQYWHTHDLFVSLMAAAAATERVKIGSGICLVTERDPIVTAKEVASVDVLSGGRMIFGIGAGWNLEELRNHGTDPSTRFRLMRERVEAMKAIWTEDEAEYHGELVDFGPIWSWPKPLQKPHPPVMIGGMGRRVVERVLAYGDGWFPQPGRLPHEEFMGRLEELRRACQNAGRELPEVTAFGAKPDPALIEDYAAAGVTRTVFWLPSVREDELSGSFDRIAARIEPSPGGN; translated from the coding sequence GTGAAATACGGCGCCGCCATCTTCGCCACCGACTACTCGGTCGACCCGGCCCGCTTCGCTCAGATGGCGGAGGAGCGCGGCTACGACTCCGTCTTCTTTCCCGAGCACACGCACATCCCGGCCAGCCGCGACACGCCCTACCCGGGCGGCGGCGACCTGCCGGAGCAGTACTGGCACACGCACGACCTGTTCGTGTCGCTCATGGCCGCGGCGGCCGCCACCGAGCGCGTGAAGATCGGCAGCGGCATCTGCCTCGTAACCGAGCGCGACCCGATCGTCACGGCGAAAGAGGTGGCGAGCGTGGACGTACTCTCCGGCGGGCGGATGATCTTCGGGATCGGCGCCGGCTGGAACCTGGAGGAGCTGCGAAACCATGGCACCGATCCGTCCACGCGCTTCCGGCTCATGCGGGAGCGCGTGGAGGCCATGAAGGCGATCTGGACCGAGGACGAGGCCGAGTACCACGGCGAGCTGGTGGACTTCGGGCCGATCTGGTCGTGGCCCAAGCCGCTCCAGAAGCCGCATCCGCCGGTGATGATCGGAGGGATGGGCAGGCGCGTGGTGGAGCGCGTGCTCGCCTACGGCGACGGCTGGTTCCCGCAACCCGGGCGGCTGCCGCACGAAGAGTTCATGGGGCGGCTCGAGGAGCTTCGACGCGCCTGCCAGAACGCGGGGCGGGAGCTTCCCGAGGTCACGGCATTTGGGGCGAAACCCGATCCCGCCCTGATCGAGGACTATGCTGCCGCAGGCGTCACACGGACTGTCTTCTGGCTTCCTTCGGTTCGGGAAGACGAGTTGTCGGGAAGCTTTGACAGGATCGCGGCGCGCATCGAACCAAGCCCAGGAGGGAACTGA
- a CDS encoding MBL fold metallo-hydrolase, giving the protein MIVERSMHPDWLSNAYVVADEPGGFAVIIDSGGPSAPLIEMIDRNGIAPRYLLLTHHHGDHVAENHVYKERYDVEILADPVESAELMDVDRNIMGGETLKVGGLHIQAISTPGHTAGMLSFLINDEEVFTGDTLFKGSVGGVRAPGSTTFEDLKHSIMDVLMKLRPEVVIRPGHTDPTTIGEEWENNAFIRVWRGLDEESDERCTVEGEPATLVLWAPDYDGGHKAWVRWENGKDDIVPGSRVQRG; this is encoded by the coding sequence GTGATCGTCGAGCGCTCGATGCACCCGGACTGGCTCTCCAACGCCTACGTGGTCGCGGACGAGCCGGGCGGTTTCGCGGTGATCATCGACTCGGGCGGCCCCTCGGCTCCTCTGATCGAGATGATCGATCGCAACGGCATCGCGCCGCGGTACCTGCTGCTCACGCACCACCACGGCGATCACGTGGCGGAGAACCACGTGTACAAGGAGCGCTACGACGTCGAGATTCTCGCTGACCCGGTGGAGTCCGCGGAGCTGATGGACGTGGACCGCAACATCATGGGCGGCGAGACGCTCAAGGTCGGCGGCCTGCACATCCAGGCGATCTCCACCCCGGGTCACACCGCCGGGATGCTCTCTTTCCTGATCAACGACGAAGAGGTCTTCACAGGCGACACGCTGTTCAAGGGCTCGGTCGGCGGCGTGCGAGCGCCGGGCTCGACGACCTTCGAGGACCTCAAGCACTCGATCATGGACGTGCTGATGAAGCTGCGGCCGGAGGTCGTGATCCGTCCGGGACACACCGATCCCACGACCATCGGCGAGGAGTGGGAGAACAACGCGTTCATCCGCGTCTGGCGCGGCCTCGACGAGGAGTCGGATGAGAGGTGCACCGTCGAGGGCGAGCCGGCCACCCTGGTGCTCTGGGCTCCCGACTACGACGGTGGCCACAAGGCCTGGGTCCGCTGGGAGAACGGCAAGGACGACATCGTGCCGGGCTCCCGCGTGCAGCGCGGCTAG
- the pheS gene encoding phenylalanine--tRNA ligase subunit alpha — MADLEALREEAESAIASAASAAELEELRVRYLGRKAVLTQTLRGIGELPPEERGPVGKAANAVRARLEQLLERRTTELEASELDSRLAADRIDVTLPGHPPSPAGHLHIVSQTRREMEDIFIGLGFNVVEGPEVEFDYYSFTTLNIPPNHPARDLQDTFYLSPDVVLRPHTSPMQTRSMELQRPPIYIVVPGRVYRRDSDASHTPMFHQLEGLAVDEDITLADLRGVLLEFARAMFGPDREVRLRSGYFPFTEPSVEVDISCFNCGGTGWIGSQRDSLCKGSGWIEILGSGMVDPNVYGFVSEMGYHHEHVSGFAFGMGIDRIAMLKYGIPDLRLMFENDMRFLEQF; from the coding sequence ATGGCTGACCTCGAAGCCCTGCGCGAAGAGGCCGAGTCCGCGATCGCGAGCGCGGCCTCGGCGGCCGAGCTCGAGGAGCTGCGGGTGCGCTACCTCGGCCGCAAGGCAGTCCTCACGCAGACGCTGCGCGGAATCGGCGAGCTCCCGCCGGAGGAGCGCGGACCGGTGGGGAAGGCCGCCAACGCCGTGCGGGCCCGCCTCGAACAGCTGCTCGAGCGCCGCACGACGGAGCTCGAGGCGAGCGAGCTCGACTCCCGCCTGGCGGCCGACCGCATCGACGTCACCCTGCCGGGCCACCCGCCGAGCCCCGCGGGCCACCTGCACATCGTCAGCCAGACGCGGCGCGAGATGGAGGACATCTTCATCGGCCTCGGCTTCAACGTGGTCGAGGGCCCTGAGGTGGAGTTCGACTACTACAGCTTCACCACGCTCAACATCCCGCCGAACCATCCGGCGCGGGACCTGCAGGACACGTTCTACCTATCGCCCGACGTGGTGCTGCGCCCGCACACCTCGCCGATGCAGACGCGCTCGATGGAGCTCCAACGTCCGCCCATCTACATCGTTGTGCCAGGTCGGGTGTACCGGCGCGACTCGGACGCGAGCCACACGCCGATGTTCCACCAGCTCGAGGGCCTGGCGGTGGACGAGGACATCACGCTCGCGGATCTGCGCGGCGTTCTGCTCGAGTTCGCGCGCGCGATGTTCGGACCTGACCGGGAGGTGCGGCTGCGCTCCGGTTACTTCCCGTTCACCGAGCCGAGCGTGGAGGTGGACATCTCCTGCTTCAACTGCGGGGGCACCGGCTGGATCGGCTCGCAGAGGGACTCGCTCTGCAAGGGCTCGGGCTGGATCGAGATCCTCGGCTCCGGAATGGTCGACCCCAACGTCTACGGCTTCGTGTCCGAGATGGGCTACCACCACGAGCACGTGTCCGGCTTCGCGTTCGGGATGGGCATCGACCGCATCGCGATGCTCAAGTACGGCATCCCGGACCTTCGCCTGATGTTCGAGAACGACATGCGGTTCCTGGAACAGTTCTGA
- a CDS encoding metallophosphoesterase family protein, giving the protein MLAVLYDIHGNLPALEAVLEDARDAGAARYMLGGDYTALGGWPLEVLAVLRELPDAHWIRGNWERWLASPGDVPDLPFLQEAAKWTRGMLDDETIAELSRLPQTTTLDGTRFSHGSPISDMRSFLPEPADDEEELIDGAQERRLVFGHTHVQFRRQGPGEVDLVNPGSVGMPFDGDPRAAYALVSGRRELELRRVPYDHEAAAAEVRRRMPDFADDVAERLTTALPPEQ; this is encoded by the coding sequence ATGCTCGCCGTCCTGTACGACATCCACGGCAACCTGCCGGCGCTCGAGGCGGTGCTCGAAGACGCCCGCGATGCGGGCGCCGCCCGCTACATGCTCGGCGGCGACTACACGGCGCTCGGCGGCTGGCCGCTCGAGGTGCTCGCCGTGCTTCGGGAGCTGCCGGACGCCCACTGGATCCGCGGTAACTGGGAACGCTGGCTTGCCTCCCCCGGCGATGTTCCGGACCTGCCCTTCCTGCAGGAGGCCGCGAAATGGACGCGGGGGATGCTCGACGACGAGACCATCGCGGAGCTCTCGCGCCTGCCGCAGACGACGACGCTCGACGGCACGCGCTTCTCCCACGGCTCGCCGATCTCCGACATGCGGAGCTTCCTGCCGGAGCCCGCGGACGACGAGGAGGAGCTGATCGACGGCGCGCAGGAGCGGCGCCTCGTGTTCGGCCACACGCACGTGCAGTTCCGGCGGCAGGGGCCGGGGGAGGTGGACCTGGTGAACCCGGGAAGCGTGGGCATGCCGTTCGACGGCGATCCCCGCGCGGCCTACGCGCTCGTGAGCGGCCGGCGCGAGCTCGAGCTGCGCCGGGTGCCCTACGACCATGAGGCCGCGGCCGCCGAGGTGCGCCGGCGCATGCCGGACTTCGCCGACGACGTGGCTGAGCGGCTCACCACCGCGCTCCCGCCAGAACAGTGA
- a CDS encoding inorganic phosphate transporter encodes MGSDVVFVIVVVTALAFDFTNGFHDTATAVATSISTRAMSPRLAVTMAALLNFAGAFISLKVAATVGSGIVESSAVTPTIVFAGLIGAIAWNLITWYFGLPSSSSHALIGGLVGAVIAGSGTGNVIASGLVGKVIIPAIIAPVLAFLVAVIGILVVYRVVAALRPGPVTNGFKLGQIASGGLLALAHGTNDAQKTMGVITLALIAHGDISPNNFHVPEWVVISAASAIALGTYTGGWRIIRTVGSRIIKMDSAQGFSSQGAGAAVILAASHYGYPLSTTHVISGGVMGAGAAKRLSAVRWGVAGNIVAAWILTIPAAGLMGALTYGITRIFGTGAAGPLVVSIALLLAIVAVFARRLQRGPALTAESA; translated from the coding sequence ATGGGCAGCGACGTCGTCTTCGTCATCGTCGTGGTCACGGCTCTTGCCTTCGACTTCACGAACGGCTTTCACGACACCGCCACGGCCGTCGCCACGTCGATCTCCACGCGCGCGATGTCGCCGCGGCTCGCCGTGACAATGGCGGCGCTGCTGAACTTCGCCGGCGCGTTCATCTCCCTGAAGGTGGCGGCCACGGTTGGCAGCGGCATCGTCGAGTCGAGCGCCGTCACGCCCACGATCGTGTTCGCGGGGCTCATCGGCGCGATCGCCTGGAACCTCATCACCTGGTACTTCGGCCTGCCCTCCAGCTCGTCGCACGCGCTGATCGGCGGCCTCGTGGGCGCCGTGATCGCGGGCAGCGGCACCGGCAACGTGATCGCCAGCGGCCTCGTGGGCAAGGTGATCATTCCGGCGATCATCGCTCCGGTGCTCGCATTCCTCGTCGCGGTCATCGGGATCCTGGTGGTCTACCGCGTCGTGGCCGCGCTCCGGCCCGGGCCTGTCACGAACGGCTTCAAGCTCGGACAGATCGCGTCCGGCGGCCTGCTCGCGCTCGCGCACGGCACGAACGACGCGCAGAAGACCATGGGAGTGATCACGCTCGCGCTGATCGCGCACGGCGACATCTCGCCGAACAACTTCCACGTGCCCGAGTGGGTTGTGATCTCCGCCGCGAGCGCGATCGCGCTGGGCACCTACACGGGCGGCTGGCGCATCATCCGGACCGTCGGCAGCCGAATCATCAAGATGGACAGCGCGCAGGGCTTCTCCTCCCAGGGCGCGGGCGCGGCGGTGATCCTCGCGGCTTCGCACTACGGCTATCCGCTGTCCACCACGCACGTGATCTCGGGCGGGGTGATGGGCGCCGGGGCCGCCAAGCGGCTGTCCGCGGTGCGCTGGGGCGTGGCGGGCAACATCGTCGCGGCCTGGATCCTCACGATTCCGGCCGCCGGCCTGATGGGCGCGCTCACCTACGGCATCACGCGCATCTTCGGAACGGGCGCGGCGGGGCCGCTGGTGGTGTCGATCGCGCTGCTGCTCGCGATCGTCGCCGTGTTCGCGCGGCGGCTGCAGCGGGGCCCGGCACTCACCGCGGAGTCCGCGTGA
- a CDS encoding DUF47 domain-containing protein — translation MARLSQVFLPRDREFFDLFEEAGGNIKRAAELLEQMLQHFPEASELAREILICEQHGDRITHDIVQRLNNTFVTPIDREDILALASAMDDIVDYIEEVADFLGLYKIEAPMEHAQKMAKVLVLACTQICEAMPRLRGFKDISHYTVEVNRLENDGDRLSREALAALFDDGIDPMVVIRWKDIYERLEEAIDATEKVAYTLEGIVLKNA, via the coding sequence ATGGCACGCCTGTCGCAGGTCTTCCTGCCGCGAGACCGCGAGTTCTTCGACCTCTTCGAGGAGGCCGGCGGCAACATCAAACGCGCCGCGGAGCTGCTCGAGCAGATGCTCCAGCACTTCCCCGAGGCCAGCGAGCTCGCGCGCGAGATCCTCATCTGCGAGCAGCATGGCGACCGGATCACGCACGACATCGTCCAGCGGCTCAACAACACGTTCGTCACGCCGATCGACCGTGAGGACATTCTCGCGCTCGCGTCAGCGATGGACGACATCGTGGACTACATCGAGGAGGTCGCGGACTTCCTCGGGCTCTACAAGATCGAGGCGCCGATGGAGCACGCGCAGAAGATGGCGAAGGTGCTGGTGCTCGCGTGCACGCAGATCTGCGAGGCCATGCCGAGGCTTCGCGGTTTCAAGGACATCTCGCACTACACCGTTGAGGTCAACCGGCTCGAGAACGACGGCGACCGGCTGTCGCGGGAGGCGCTCGCCGCGCTGTTCGACGACGGGATCGACCCGATGGTCGTGATCCGCTGGAAGGACATCTACGAGCGCCTCGAGGAAGCCATCGACGCCACTGAGAAGGTGGCGTACACGCTCGAGGGAATCGTCCTCAAGAACGCCTGA
- the thrS gene encoding threonine--tRNA ligase, with product MKVSLPDGKELELQDGATGADAARAIGEGLARAALAVKVDGQLRDLSASLEDGEPIEIVTDRSPDALDLLRHDTAHVLAEAVLELYPGTQVTIGPPIEDGFYYDFDFPDGVKISDADFERIEQKMREHIKADEPFERTEVSAEEAIERFKKEGQDYKVELIEDLGEPTVSLYRNGPFTDLCRGPHGPSTKRIKAFKLMSTAGAYWRGDSNRPMLTRIYGTAFFSKDDLDAHLERLEQARARDHRKLGRELGLFMFSELAPGFPFWQPAGTHVWNELTELWRTENVARGYTEVRTPILYDVDLWKQSGHWDKFRDNMYFTDVEGKPMGLKPMNCPAHIQIYKEERRSYRDLPVRYAEQGLVHRHEPSGTLHGLLRVRSITQDDAHIFCTEEQIQDEVIACLDFGFFFYDLFGFEPRLELSTRPDNRLGSDEMWDAAEAALEGALKARGLEYELNEGDGAFYGPKIDLHMTDSIGRSWQLGTVQLDYQMPERFELEYTGADNAEHRPVMIHRALLGSFERFIGILIEHYAGEFPLWLSPVQALILPIADRHEDYARKVAAQLEGLRVQVDDRTESVGKKIREGELRKVPYMLVVGDNEAEAGQVSVRRHREGDLGAMGVEEFAARAREEIARRA from the coding sequence ATGAAGGTCTCGCTTCCCGACGGCAAGGAGCTCGAGCTCCAGGACGGCGCCACCGGCGCGGATGCCGCGCGCGCGATCGGGGAGGGGCTGGCGCGCGCCGCGCTGGCCGTGAAGGTGGACGGGCAGCTGCGCGATCTCTCGGCCTCGCTCGAAGACGGCGAGCCGATCGAAATCGTGACCGACCGCAGCCCGGACGCCCTCGACCTGCTCCGCCACGACACCGCTCACGTGCTCGCCGAGGCGGTGCTCGAGCTCTATCCCGGCACGCAGGTGACCATCGGCCCGCCGATCGAGGACGGCTTCTATTACGACTTCGACTTCCCGGACGGCGTGAAGATCTCGGACGCCGACTTCGAGCGCATCGAGCAGAAGATGCGCGAGCACATCAAGGCGGACGAGCCGTTCGAGCGCACGGAGGTGAGCGCCGAGGAGGCGATCGAGCGCTTCAAGAAGGAAGGGCAGGACTACAAGGTCGAGCTGATCGAGGACCTGGGGGAGCCGACCGTGTCCCTGTACAGGAACGGCCCCTTCACCGACCTCTGCCGCGGCCCGCACGGCCCGAGCACCAAGCGCATCAAAGCCTTCAAGCTGATGTCAACCGCCGGCGCGTACTGGCGAGGCGACTCGAATAGGCCGATGCTCACCCGCATCTACGGCACGGCGTTCTTCTCGAAGGACGATCTCGACGCCCACCTCGAGCGCCTCGAGCAGGCCCGCGCCCGCGATCACCGCAAGCTCGGCAGGGAGCTCGGCCTGTTCATGTTCAGCGAGCTCGCGCCCGGCTTTCCGTTCTGGCAGCCGGCGGGCACCCACGTGTGGAACGAGCTCACCGAGCTGTGGCGGACCGAGAACGTCGCGCGCGGCTACACCGAGGTGCGCACGCCGATCCTCTACGACGTCGACCTCTGGAAGCAGTCCGGCCACTGGGACAAGTTCCGCGACAACATGTACTTCACGGACGTGGAGGGCAAGCCGATGGGCCTCAAGCCCATGAACTGCCCGGCGCACATCCAGATCTACAAGGAGGAGCGCCGCTCCTACCGCGACCTGCCCGTGCGCTACGCCGAGCAAGGCCTCGTGCACCGTCACGAGCCGAGCGGCACCCTGCACGGCCTGTTGCGCGTGCGCTCGATCACGCAGGACGACGCCCACATCTTCTGCACCGAGGAGCAGATCCAGGACGAGGTGATCGCCTGCCTCGACTTCGGCTTCTTCTTCTACGACCTGTTCGGCTTCGAGCCGCGGCTCGAGCTGTCCACCCGCCCGGACAACCGCCTGGGCTCGGACGAGATGTGGGACGCGGCGGAGGCGGCGCTCGAGGGGGCACTCAAGGCCAGGGGGCTCGAGTACGAGCTGAACGAGGGCGACGGCGCCTTCTACGGGCCCAAGATCGACCTCCACATGACCGACTCGATCGGCCGCTCGTGGCAGCTCGGCACCGTGCAGCTCGACTACCAGATGCCCGAGCGCTTCGAGCTCGAGTACACGGGCGCCGACAACGCGGAGCACCGTCCGGTGATGATCCACCGCGCGCTGCTCGGCTCGTTCGAGCGCTTCATCGGCATCCTCATCGAGCACTACGCCGGCGAGTTCCCGCTCTGGCTGTCGCCGGTGCAGGCGCTGATCCTTCCGATCGCCGACCGCCACGAGGACTATGCGAGGAAGGTGGCCGCGCAGCTGGAAGGCCTGCGCGTGCAGGTGGACGACCGCACCGAGTCGGTGGGGAAGAAGATCCGCGAGGGCGAGCTGCGGAAGGTGCCGTACATGCTCGTGGTGGGCGACAACGAGGCCGAAGCGGGGCAGGTGTCCGTGCGCCGCCACCGCGAGGGCGACCTCGGCGCGATGGGAGTTGAGGAGTTCGCCGCCCGCGCGCGCGAGGAGATCGCCCGAAGGGCCTAA
- a CDS encoding RNA methyltransferase: protein MITSGQNEQLKTIRKLHEKKHRERLGMFVAEGEDLVAAAAAAGWEAEILLVAGEDVEPELLDAVSSLGSGTRVVGVYEQKWTSIGGDLSVYLHAVHDPGNVGAVIRSAHALCDGPVVLGPDCADPWSPKAVRASMGSVFARPPARAQFGELPGMTIALERGAGLALAQVEASAPAVICLGAEREGLPPSVSEEASVRAEIPLRPDGPDSLNVAMAATVALYDLSNRMAAHG from the coding sequence GTGATTACGTCAGGACAGAACGAACAGCTCAAGACGATCCGGAAGCTTCACGAGAAGAAGCACCGGGAGCGCCTCGGCATGTTCGTGGCCGAAGGGGAGGATCTCGTGGCGGCGGCAGCTGCCGCTGGCTGGGAAGCGGAGATCCTGCTGGTTGCCGGAGAGGATGTGGAGCCCGAGCTGCTCGACGCCGTCAGCTCGCTTGGGTCCGGCACCCGGGTGGTTGGCGTCTACGAGCAGAAGTGGACGTCGATTGGTGGCGACCTCTCGGTGTATCTACATGCCGTCCATGACCCCGGGAATGTGGGCGCCGTGATCCGCTCCGCACACGCGCTGTGTGATGGCCCCGTGGTGCTCGGGCCGGACTGCGCCGATCCCTGGTCGCCCAAGGCGGTGCGGGCGAGCATGGGATCGGTGTTCGCGCGCCCGCCCGCGCGAGCGCAGTTCGGCGAGCTGCCGGGCATGACGATCGCCCTCGAGCGGGGCGCCGGCCTGGCGCTCGCCCAGGTGGAGGCATCGGCGCCCGCGGTGATCTGCCTCGGCGCCGAGCGGGAAGGACTACCGCCGAGCGTGTCGGAAGAGGCGAGCGTGCGCGCTGAGATCCCGCTTCGACCTGACGGTCCCGACTCGCTCAACGTCGCGATGGCCGCGACGGTGGCGCTCTACGACCTCAGCAATAGGATGGCCGCCCATGGCTGA